A window of the Candidatus Nitrosotalea okcheonensis genome harbors these coding sequences:
- a CDS encoding RNA-protein complex protein Nop10 has product MHFQMRKCTDCKRYTLKDQCPKCGHPTVTVHPGKYSPDDKYARYRISDRYK; this is encoded by the coding sequence ATGCACTTTCAGATGAGAAAATGTACAGATTGTAAGAGATACACCCTAAAAGACCAGTGCCCCAAATGTGGACACCCAACTGTCACTGTCCATCCAGGAAAATATTCCCCAGATGACAAGTATGCAAGGTATCGCATTTCAGATAGATACAAGTAA
- a CDS encoding peptidylprolyl isomerase, translated as MIQDAKLFRVRKFDFHLRHLLVIGILAISFSISAMVRSQAADYGFQLNEFDPFFNYRATQYLLDNGLNAYVHWHDTMSWYPAGRDVFATAQVPLHVTDAVLFKIFGGGMSLYDFTIIFPVVFGSMTAVVIFALVRVLAGTSAGLFASLFFALSPPIIVRGTIGWFKSEPLGLFYGLLGVYLFLSGIKSENKKIAISKLVGGGFFLAIGFASWGGIEFFLLPLGIFFIALPFLRKDHNFLLWAVPLFVIVTMAISGGVFARPGPSFVFGIRGLVMIGPAILLVIIIFIQKYSKEQHRIRNSLLVMVALLIIGSAVLSATALGTVSFRYLNAMNPFLTSEDPLVDSVAEHATPTLAQNFSYFSVLMIFAGLGIWLVFRKKNGDQNASRFSLKNEMIVFALIIGIAGAYAGSTFSRLELLTATSIIILSSIGLAVLVTDIFKRENKPVQVVEPSKKGGSSRKETPVKKTIDLLGRVPKIAFVAVIVALLVVPALYPANANWIVMTKSPPTILNGGSNFAIATDDWPDAMNWIKNNTPANSVIASWWDYGYWIQTLGGRTTLADNATVDTNVIANIARILLSSPDKAWNMLNKAGANYVLVYVVGQKFTSSNQDLYILGGGGDESKKQWFMKIGGLDSSKYLQDDSFTPTDYFWHDTLLGQMFPFTPLTYYNPNTHNESPTYTTGYTAIYSKTIKYPANGTGPLRLVYSSPSLDRKDSGVFSGVLIYQVNPDYKPQANSSTSQGNSSSTLGGISSSTLQGNSSSTLGGISSSTSQGNSSTTIIKPATATGSGGNIAVIDTKFGEIKFKLFDNVAPKTTANFVKLANSGFYDGTVFHRIVPGFVIQGGDPNTIKGDRSTWGLGDAGYTIPPEFSTSLNFTKYMVGMARGSDPNSGSSQFFITLGDAPWLNDQYTLFGQVISGQNVVDQIASLKTSPNTNQPVDADSARVSKISIESSNSTAK; from the coding sequence TTGATCCAAGATGCCAAACTGTTCAGGGTGCGAAAATTTGATTTTCATTTGAGGCATCTGCTTGTAATTGGAATTCTTGCAATTTCATTTTCCATTTCTGCAATGGTTAGGTCCCAGGCTGCTGATTATGGATTTCAACTAAACGAATTTGATCCGTTCTTTAATTATCGCGCAACACAATACTTGCTTGACAATGGGCTAAATGCATATGTTCATTGGCACGATACAATGAGTTGGTATCCAGCTGGACGAGATGTTTTTGCTACTGCCCAAGTTCCATTGCATGTAACTGATGCAGTTTTGTTTAAAATATTTGGCGGCGGAATGAGTCTCTATGACTTTACCATAATTTTCCCAGTAGTCTTTGGTTCTATGACTGCAGTAGTGATATTTGCCCTAGTACGAGTTTTGGCTGGTACAAGTGCGGGGCTCTTTGCATCACTCTTCTTTGCCCTGTCTCCGCCAATCATAGTCAGGGGAACAATTGGCTGGTTCAAGTCTGAACCTCTCGGTTTGTTTTATGGTCTGCTGGGAGTTTACCTGTTTCTTAGTGGAATAAAATCGGAGAACAAGAAAATTGCAATATCGAAATTAGTAGGTGGTGGATTCTTTCTTGCAATAGGTTTTGCATCATGGGGTGGAATAGAATTCTTCCTGCTTCCGCTTGGCATATTTTTCATTGCACTGCCTTTCCTACGAAAAGATCACAATTTCCTGCTCTGGGCAGTTCCATTGTTTGTAATAGTAACCATGGCAATATCTGGAGGAGTATTTGCAAGACCGGGACCATCCTTTGTGTTTGGTATAAGGGGACTGGTAATGATTGGACCTGCCATATTGCTTGTCATAATAATTTTCATTCAAAAGTATAGCAAAGAGCAACATCGCATACGTAACAGCCTGCTTGTAATGGTTGCACTGCTGATAATAGGTAGTGCAGTCTTGTCTGCAACTGCTCTTGGTACCGTAAGCTTCCGTTATCTTAATGCAATGAATCCCTTTTTGACTTCAGAAGATCCACTGGTTGATTCTGTTGCAGAGCATGCCACCCCCACACTTGCACAAAACTTTAGCTACTTTTCGGTACTGATGATTTTTGCGGGCCTTGGAATATGGCTTGTGTTTAGAAAAAAGAACGGGGACCAGAACGCATCAAGATTTTCTCTTAAAAATGAGATGATTGTATTTGCGTTGATAATTGGTATTGCTGGGGCATATGCGGGATCGACTTTCTCTAGATTAGAATTGCTTACTGCAACTTCCATAATCATACTTTCATCCATAGGTCTTGCAGTACTTGTAACAGATATTTTCAAACGGGAAAACAAGCCGGTTCAAGTTGTGGAACCGTCAAAGAAAGGAGGCTCGTCAAGAAAGGAAACTCCTGTAAAGAAGACAATAGATTTGCTTGGAAGAGTTCCAAAGATAGCATTTGTTGCAGTCATTGTGGCATTACTAGTTGTTCCAGCTCTGTACCCTGCCAATGCAAACTGGATAGTAATGACCAAGTCTCCGCCTACAATTCTTAACGGGGGATCAAATTTTGCCATCGCTACTGATGACTGGCCAGATGCCATGAATTGGATTAAAAATAATACTCCGGCAAATTCCGTAATTGCCTCCTGGTGGGACTATGGATATTGGATCCAGACTTTGGGAGGAAGAACTACACTTGCTGATAATGCTACAGTTGATACAAACGTCATAGCCAACATTGCAAGGATTCTTCTGAGTTCTCCTGATAAGGCATGGAATATGCTAAACAAGGCAGGTGCAAACTATGTCCTAGTTTACGTTGTAGGCCAAAAGTTTACCTCAAGCAATCAGGACCTTTACATACTTGGAGGTGGAGGAGACGAGAGCAAGAAACAGTGGTTCATGAAAATAGGAGGCCTTGATTCGTCCAAATACCTACAAGATGATTCCTTTACACCCACTGACTATTTCTGGCACGATACTTTGCTTGGACAGATGTTTCCGTTTACTCCTCTAACATACTATAATCCCAACACCCACAACGAGTCGCCTACATATACTACGGGCTATACTGCAATTTACTCAAAGACCATCAAATATCCTGCAAATGGAACAGGGCCACTACGCCTAGTGTATTCATCCCCAAGTTTGGACAGGAAAGACTCGGGTGTCTTTTCTGGTGTATTGATTTATCAGGTCAATCCTGATTACAAGCCTCAAGCAAACTCCAGTACATCACAAGGAAACAGTTCCAGTACACTAGGGGGAATTAGCTCCAGTACATTGCAAGGAAACAGTTCCAGTACATTGGGGGGAATTAGCTCCAGTACATCACAGGGAAATAGTTCTACCACTATCATAAAACCTGCAACCGCCACAGGTAGCGGTGGAAATATTGCAGTGATTGATACAAAATTTGGAGAGATAAAATTCAAATTATTTGATAACGTTGCACCCAAGACAACTGCAAACTTTGTCAAGCTTGCAAATTCTGGTTTCTATGACGGGACCGTATTTCACAGAATAGTGCCTGGATTTGTAATACAAGGCGGTGATCCTAATACGATAAAAGGTGACAGGAGCACTTGGGGACTTGGAGATGCGGGATATACAATTCCTCCAGAATTTAGTACCAGCCTGAATTTCACAAAATACATGGTAGGCATGGCCCGAGGCAGTGATCCAAACAGTGGCAGCTCCCAGTTCTTTATCACACTTGGTGACGCTCCATGGCTAAATGATCAGTATACTCTATTTGGTCAAGTCATATCCGGCCAAAATGTTGTTGATCAAATTGCATCACTGAAGACAAGTCCTAACACTAACCAGCCAGTGGATGCTGATTCTGCACGCGTATCAAAAATCAGTATAGAGTCGTCTAACAGTACTGCAAAATAA